One Desmodus rotundus isolate HL8 chromosome 4, HLdesRot8A.1, whole genome shotgun sequence DNA segment encodes these proteins:
- the BST1 gene encoding LOW QUALITY PROTEIN: ADP-ribosyl cyclase/cyclic ADP-ribose hydrolase 2 (The sequence of the model RefSeq protein was modified relative to this genomic sequence to represent the inferred CDS: substituted 1 base at 1 genomic stop codon) produces the protein MAKEKMAHTVAENIILPACLDMAGRLRAKDEVSPGGSSECPRGCAGVRTALVAALVMLLLLLLAAGSAGSAGSAGAAGSACSRWSGQGTTQHLQSIFLGRCAEYLALQNPQLRDKNCTAVWEAFHVVLEKDPCSVFPSDYDLFINLSRHSIPRDKSLFWENNKFLVTSYAENIRCFMPVSHVLYGRVGDLLSWCRQENASGLYYQSCPTSEDCEDNAVDSFXKRASMQYAKDSSGVLHIMLNGSEPTGAYPIKGFFADFEVPYFQKDKITRIEIWVMHEIGGPNLESCGEGSVKILEERLKEMGFQYSCINDHLPVKLLKYVDHSTHLHCALKSNVPDSGLDF, from the exons gCGGGGCGTCTTCGTGCAAAAGACGAAGTGAGTCCAGGAGGCTCTTCAGAGTGCCCGCGTGGCTGTGCAGGGGTGCGCACTGCCCTGGTCGCTGCCCTGGtgatgctgctgcttctgctgctggcGGCCGGCTCTGCTGGCTCTGCTGGCTCTGCGGGCGCTGCGGGCTCTGCTTGCTCGCGGTGGAGCGGGCAGGGTACCACCCAGCACCTGCAAAGCATCTTCCTGGGCCGCTGCGCCGAGTATCTCGCACTGCAGAATCCCCAGCTGCG GGACAAGAACTGCACAGCCGTCTGGGAAGCCTTTCACGTGGTGCTGGAGAAGGACCCCTGTTCTGTGTTTCCCTCTGACTATGACCTTTTCATAAACCTCTCCAGGCACTCCATTCCCAGAGACAAG TCCCTGTTCTGGGAAAACAACAAGTTCCTTGTTACCAGCTATGCAGAGAACATCCGTTGCTTCATGCCTGTGAGCCATGTTCTGTATGGCAGGGTCGGAGATCTGCTGAGCTGGTGTCGACAGGAAAATGCCTCCG GACTCTATTACCAGTCTTGTCCTACATCAGAGGATTGCGAAGACAATGCTGTGGATTCTTTCTGAAAAAGGGCTTCCATGCAG TATGCCAAGGATAGTTCTGGTGTGCTCCACATCATGCTGAATGGTTCAGAGCCCACAGGAGCCTACCCCATAAAAGG tttttttgcaGATTTTGAAGTTCCCTACTTCCAGAAGGATAAAATCACACGCATTGAGATCTGGGTCATGCATGAAATCGGGGGACCCAACCT ggAATCCTGTGGAGAAGGCAGCGTGAAAATCCTGGAGGAGAGACTAAAGGAAATGGGTTTTCAGTACAGCTGTATTAATGATCACCT CCCAGTGAAGCTCCTAAAGTACGTGGACCACAGCACACATCTTCACTGTGCTTTAAAGT cgAACGTGCCTGACTCAGGCCTTGATTTCTGA